The following are encoded together in the Neomonachus schauinslandi chromosome X, ASM220157v2, whole genome shotgun sequence genome:
- the ACOT9 gene encoding acyl-coenzyme A thioesterase 9, mitochondrial isoform X2, producing the protein MRRAALRFCSLNKGLLIPGRGLTQGSQNPEKQRVIHMHEVRDKLREIVGASTNWRDHVKAMEERKLLQSFLAESQKGLPPRRMRDSYSEVLLPLGSQPELREKYLTVQNTIRFGRILEDLDSLGVLICYMHTRIHEAKMSPLSIVTALVDKIDMQKMSLSPEQDIKFSGHVSWVGKTSMEVKMQMFQLHGNEFCPVLDATFVMVARDSENKGPAFVNPLIPESPEEEELFRQGELNKGRRVAFSAKSLLKMAPSAEERNTIHEMFLHTLDPKTVSFQSRVLPPNAVWMEDSKLKSLEVCHPQERNIFNRIFGGFLMRKAYELGWATACNFGGSRPFVVAVDDIMFQKPVDVGSLLFLSSQVCFTQDNYIQVRVHSEVASLESKEHMTTNVFHFTFMSEKEVPLVFPRTYGESMLYLDGKRHFSSMSVPVNLRKD; encoded by the exons ATGAGGCGGGCGGCGCTGCG GTTTTGTTCCTTGAACAAGGGGCTGCTTATTCCTGGCAGAGGACTGACTCAAGGATCCCAGAATCCGGAGAAACAGAGAGTCATCCATATGCATGAAG ttcgTGATAAGTTGCGGGAGATAGTAGGAGCATCCACAAACTGGAG AGACCATGTGAAAGcaatggaggaaagaaaattacttcAGAGTTTTTTGGCTGAGTCGCAGAAAGGACTGCCACCcaggagaatgagagacagttACAGTGAGGTTCTCTTGCCTTTGGGTAGTCAGCCTGAATTACGAGAGAAATATTTGACTGTTCAAAACACCATAAG atTTGGCAGGATTCTTGAGGACCTTGACAGCTTAGGAG TTCTTATCTGCTACATGCACACCAGAATTCATGAAGCTAAGATGTCTCCTTTGTCAATAGTTACAGCCCTGGTGGACAAGATTG ATATGCAGAAGATGAGCTTAAGCCCAGAACAGGACATTAAGTTCAGTGGCCATGTTAGCTGGGTTGGGAAGACATCCATGGAAGTGAAGATGCAAATGTTTCAG TTACATGGCAATGAATTTTGTCCTGTTTTGGATGCAACATTTGTAATGGTGGCTCGTGATTCTGAAAATAAAGG gcCGGCGTTTGTAAATCCACTCATCCCTGAAagcccagaggaagaagagctcTTTAGACAAGGAGAAt TGAACAAGGGGAGAAGGGTTGCCTTCAGTGCCAAGTCATTACTGAAAATGGCTCCCAGTGCTGAGGAAAGGAATACTATCCATGAGATGTTTCTTCACACGCTGGATCCGAA GACTGTAAGTTTTCAAAGTCGAGTTTTGCCCCCCAATGCAGTGTGGATGGAGGATTCAAAACTGAAGAGCTTGGAAGTTTGCCACCCACAG GAGCGCAACATTTTCAATCGGATCTTTGGTGGTTTCCTGATGAGGAAAGCATATGAACTTGGATGGGCTACTGCTTGTAACTTTGG TGGCTCCCGACCGTTTGTAGTCGCAGTGGATGATATCATGTTTCAGAAACCCGTAGATGTTGGATCGTTGCTGTTTCTTTCTTCGCAG GTTTGCTTTACTCAGGACAATTACATTCAAGTCCGAGTACACAGTGAAGTGGCCTCTCTTGAGAGTAAAGAGCATATGACCACCAATGTCTTTCATTTCACGTTCATGTCGGAAAAAGAAGTGCCTTTGGTTTTCCCCAGAACGTACGGAG AGTCCATGTTGTATTTAGATGGGAAGCGGCATTTCAGTTCCATGAGCGTACCGGTGAACTTGAGAAAGGACTAG
- the ACOT9 gene encoding acyl-coenzyme A thioesterase 9, mitochondrial isoform X1, with protein sequence MRRAALRFCSLNKGLLIPGRGLTQGSQNPEKQRVIHMHEACSPIHVNHVRDKLREIVGASTNWRDHVKAMEERKLLQSFLAESQKGLPPRRMRDSYSEVLLPLGSQPELREKYLTVQNTIRFGRILEDLDSLGVLICYMHTRIHEAKMSPLSIVTALVDKIDMQKMSLSPEQDIKFSGHVSWVGKTSMEVKMQMFQLHGNEFCPVLDATFVMVARDSENKGPAFVNPLIPESPEEEELFRQGELNKGRRVAFSAKSLLKMAPSAEERNTIHEMFLHTLDPKTVSFQSRVLPPNAVWMEDSKLKSLEVCHPQERNIFNRIFGGFLMRKAYELGWATACNFGGSRPFVVAVDDIMFQKPVDVGSLLFLSSQVCFTQDNYIQVRVHSEVASLESKEHMTTNVFHFTFMSEKEVPLVFPRTYGESMLYLDGKRHFSSMSVPVNLRKD encoded by the exons ATGAGGCGGGCGGCGCTGCG GTTTTGTTCCTTGAACAAGGGGCTGCTTATTCCTGGCAGAGGACTGACTCAAGGATCCCAGAATCCGGAGAAACAGAGAGTCATCCATATGCATGAAG CATGTTCACCTATACATGTGAATCACG ttcgTGATAAGTTGCGGGAGATAGTAGGAGCATCCACAAACTGGAG AGACCATGTGAAAGcaatggaggaaagaaaattacttcAGAGTTTTTTGGCTGAGTCGCAGAAAGGACTGCCACCcaggagaatgagagacagttACAGTGAGGTTCTCTTGCCTTTGGGTAGTCAGCCTGAATTACGAGAGAAATATTTGACTGTTCAAAACACCATAAG atTTGGCAGGATTCTTGAGGACCTTGACAGCTTAGGAG TTCTTATCTGCTACATGCACACCAGAATTCATGAAGCTAAGATGTCTCCTTTGTCAATAGTTACAGCCCTGGTGGACAAGATTG ATATGCAGAAGATGAGCTTAAGCCCAGAACAGGACATTAAGTTCAGTGGCCATGTTAGCTGGGTTGGGAAGACATCCATGGAAGTGAAGATGCAAATGTTTCAG TTACATGGCAATGAATTTTGTCCTGTTTTGGATGCAACATTTGTAATGGTGGCTCGTGATTCTGAAAATAAAGG gcCGGCGTTTGTAAATCCACTCATCCCTGAAagcccagaggaagaagagctcTTTAGACAAGGAGAAt TGAACAAGGGGAGAAGGGTTGCCTTCAGTGCCAAGTCATTACTGAAAATGGCTCCCAGTGCTGAGGAAAGGAATACTATCCATGAGATGTTTCTTCACACGCTGGATCCGAA GACTGTAAGTTTTCAAAGTCGAGTTTTGCCCCCCAATGCAGTGTGGATGGAGGATTCAAAACTGAAGAGCTTGGAAGTTTGCCACCCACAG GAGCGCAACATTTTCAATCGGATCTTTGGTGGTTTCCTGATGAGGAAAGCATATGAACTTGGATGGGCTACTGCTTGTAACTTTGG TGGCTCCCGACCGTTTGTAGTCGCAGTGGATGATATCATGTTTCAGAAACCCGTAGATGTTGGATCGTTGCTGTTTCTTTCTTCGCAG GTTTGCTTTACTCAGGACAATTACATTCAAGTCCGAGTACACAGTGAAGTGGCCTCTCTTGAGAGTAAAGAGCATATGACCACCAATGTCTTTCATTTCACGTTCATGTCGGAAAAAGAAGTGCCTTTGGTTTTCCCCAGAACGTACGGAG AGTCCATGTTGTATTTAGATGGGAAGCGGCATTTCAGTTCCATGAGCGTACCGGTGAACTTGAGAAAGGACTAG